A section of the Hippea sp. KM1 genome encodes:
- a CDS encoding gamma-glutamylcyclotransferase family protein, translated as MRLFVYGTLKSRYKNNALLVKLKVRYCGKSTTRGRFCLGFHLYPYLTERCPPYLKGRVVIECYSIRRDKIAAIDRYEDMRIYRQETVKDSSNKKGVVYMMRKRNPTKPIKFKKPIRGKLCF; from the coding sequence ATGCGCCTGTTTGTGTATGGGACGCTAAAGAGCAGATACAAAAACAACGCCCTGCTTGTAAAATTAAAGGTTAGATATTGCGGCAAGAGCACAACAAGGGGGCGTTTCTGCCTGGGTTTTCATCTATACCCATACCTTACAGAGAGATGCCCACCGTATCTTAAAGGAAGGGTTGTAATAGAGTGCTATTCAATAAGAAGGGATAAAATCGCCGCAATAGACAGATATGAGGATATGCGCATATACAGACAAGAAACTGTGAAGGACTCATCAAATAAGAAAGGCGTGGTATACATGATGCGCAAGAGAAACCCCACAAAGCCGATTAAGTTTAAAAAACCCATAAGGGGCAAGCTGTGTTTTTAA